Proteins encoded within one genomic window of Mesobacillus subterraneus:
- the rnc gene encoding ribonuclease III yields MRNNGREREKKNIRAKEQKFKEFQDHISIHFDSDKLLKQAFTHSSYVNEHRRKPHEDNERLEFLGDAVLELTVSQFLYKKYPMMSEGELTKLRAAVVCEPSLVAFANELSFGELVLLGKGEEMTGGRTRPALLADVFEAFIGALYLDKGIETVTNFLEEIVFPKINAGAFSHVMDFKSQLQELVQRDGAGSLEYRIMKEIGPAHSREFESRVFLNGQELGTGTGRSKKEAEQHAAQMALEKLKSHMEANMETDDK; encoded by the coding sequence ATGCGCAACAATGGAAGAGAAAGAGAAAAAAAGAATATCCGCGCTAAGGAGCAGAAATTTAAAGAATTCCAGGATCATATTAGTATTCATTTTGATAGTGATAAGCTTTTAAAGCAGGCTTTTACCCATTCATCCTATGTGAATGAGCATCGCAGGAAGCCTCATGAAGATAATGAGAGGCTGGAGTTTCTTGGTGACGCTGTTTTGGAATTGACTGTGTCCCAATTCTTGTATAAAAAGTATCCAATGATGAGTGAAGGAGAGCTTACGAAGCTGCGCGCAGCTGTAGTTTGCGAGCCATCGCTGGTGGCGTTTGCCAACGAGCTGTCCTTTGGTGAACTCGTATTGCTTGGCAAGGGAGAGGAAATGACAGGCGGCAGAACCAGGCCAGCTCTCTTGGCTGATGTCTTCGAGGCCTTCATCGGTGCCTTATACTTGGACAAGGGAATTGAAACAGTCACTAACTTCCTGGAAGAAATTGTGTTTCCAAAAATTAATGCTGGTGCTTTTTCTCATGTGATGGATTTTAAGAGCCAGCTTCAGGAGCTCGTTCAAAGAGATGGTGCAGGGTCGCTAGAATACAGGATTATGAAGGAAATTGGTCCTGCACACAGCCGTGAATTCGAATCCCGTGTCTTCCTAAATGGGCAAGAACTAGGAACAGGGACAGGACGTTCGAAAAAGGAAGCAGAACAGCATGCTGCCCAGATGGCACTCGAAAAATTGAAGTCCCATATGGAAGCAAATATGGAAACGGACGATAAATAA
- a CDS encoding acyl carrier protein — MADVLERVTKIIVDRLGVEESQVTLEASFKDDLGADSLDVVELVMELEDEFDMEISDDDAEKIGTVGDAVNYINSQM, encoded by the coding sequence ATGGCAGACGTTTTAGAACGCGTAACAAAAATTATTGTTGACCGTTTGGGAGTAGAAGAATCTCAAGTAACTTTAGAGGCATCTTTTAAAGATGATCTTGGTGCTGATTCCCTTGATGTCGTTGAATTGGTTATGGAATTAGAGGACGAGTTCGACATGGAAATTTCTGATGATGATGCTGAAAAAATCGGTACAGTTGGTGACGCTGTTAACTACATAAATAGCCAAATGTAA
- the fabD gene encoding ACP S-malonyltransferase, giving the protein MGKIAFLFPGQGSQTVGMGQALADSEQSVSETFKKADEVLGESLSTLIFEGPQDRLTLTTNTQPALLTTSIAILNYFSQFGIKPDFTAGHSLGEYSALVASGAISFEDAVYAVRKRGEFMEEAVPNGEGTMAAVLGMDRQKLMDVTETVSAGGKPVQLANLNSPGQIVISGSKSGVEEAAAKAKEAGAKRVIPLDVSGPFHSSLMKPAAERFEAVLDNIAINDAAIPVIGNVTAEPMTEASEFKKRLVEQLYSPVLWEDSVSKMLELGVDTFIEIGPGKVLSGLVKKVDRSAKTYAIYDAETCKAAVTALKEEKE; this is encoded by the coding sequence ATGGGGAAAATCGCGTTTTTGTTTCCAGGACAAGGATCACAAACAGTTGGGATGGGACAGGCTCTTGCAGATTCAGAGCAATCAGTCTCAGAAACTTTTAAAAAAGCCGACGAGGTCCTGGGTGAAAGCTTAAGCACTTTGATTTTTGAGGGACCTCAAGATAGACTGACGCTCACAACAAATACTCAGCCTGCTCTTTTGACGACTAGTATTGCGATTTTAAATTATTTTAGCCAGTTTGGGATCAAGCCGGATTTTACTGCCGGACATAGCCTAGGTGAATATTCTGCATTGGTCGCTTCGGGGGCTATTTCGTTTGAAGACGCAGTGTATGCAGTCCGCAAACGTGGCGAATTCATGGAAGAAGCAGTACCGAACGGCGAAGGAACAATGGCTGCTGTCCTTGGCATGGACCGCCAAAAGTTAATGGATGTAACCGAAACAGTATCAGCTGGCGGGAAGCCTGTTCAGCTGGCTAACTTGAACAGCCCAGGACAAATCGTGATTTCTGGGTCGAAAAGCGGAGTAGAAGAAGCCGCAGCAAAAGCAAAGGAAGCGGGAGCTAAACGGGTTATTCCTCTAGATGTCAGCGGTCCATTCCATTCATCACTAATGAAGCCGGCAGCTGAAAGATTTGAAGCTGTATTGGATAATATTGCAATAAATGATGCGGCTATCCCGGTGATTGGAAATGTAACTGCTGAACCGATGACTGAAGCTTCCGAATTCAAAAAAAGACTAGTGGAGCAGCTTTATTCTCCGGTATTATGGGAGGATTCAGTGTCCAAAATGCTGGAACTCGGCGTCGATACTTTTATCGAAATCGGCCCAGGGAAAGTTTTGTCAGGACTGGTTAAGAAAGTTGATCGATCGGCGAAGACGTACGCAATATATGACGCAGAAACTTGTAAAGCGGCAGTTACTGCTCTGAAGGAGGAGAAGGAATGA
- the fabG gene encoding 3-oxoacyl-[acyl-carrier-protein] reductase — protein MRLEGKVALVTGASRGIGREIALELAREGASVAVNYAGSEAKALEVVDEIKAMGLDAFAIQADVSNSESVTDMVKETIERFGMIDILVNNAGITKDNLLMRMKESEWDDVININLKGVFLCTKAVTRQMMKQRSGRIINISSIVGVSGNPGQANYVAAKSGVIGLTKTTAKELSSRGITVNAVAPGFITTDMTDKLNEDVKTEMLKQIPLARLGEPKDIAKTVIFLASEDSAYMTGQTLHVDGGMVM, from the coding sequence ATGAGACTAGAAGGTAAGGTGGCGCTTGTAACAGGTGCATCACGCGGGATTGGGCGTGAAATTGCTTTAGAACTTGCCAGGGAAGGCGCGTCTGTTGCTGTCAATTATGCAGGCAGTGAAGCAAAAGCGCTTGAAGTGGTTGATGAAATAAAGGCAATGGGACTGGATGCTTTTGCCATCCAGGCAGATGTCTCCAACTCTGAATCAGTGACCGATATGGTAAAAGAAACGATCGAGCGTTTTGGCATGATTGACATACTTGTAAACAATGCGGGTATAACAAAAGATAATCTATTGATGAGGATGAAAGAATCCGAATGGGATGATGTAATCAATATCAATCTAAAAGGTGTCTTCTTGTGTACAAAAGCAGTTACTAGACAAATGATGAAGCAGAGAAGCGGCAGAATCATCAATATCTCTTCTATTGTTGGCGTCAGTGGAAATCCGGGTCAGGCAAACTATGTAGCTGCAAAATCTGGAGTAATCGGGCTTACAAAAACAACCGCGAAGGAACTTTCGTCAAGGGGCATCACCGTGAATGCAGTAGCTCCGGGCTTTATTACGACAGACATGACCGATAAGTTAAACGAGGATGTAAAAACAGAAATGCTGAAGCAAATACCGTTAGCCCGTCTCGGTGAGCCAAAAGACATTGCAAAAACCGTCATCTTCCTGGCATCCGAAGATAGTGCATATATGACCGGACAAACCCTCCACGTAGATGGCGGCATGGTGATGTAG